One genomic region from Calypte anna isolate BGI_N300 chromosome 8, bCalAnn1_v1.p, whole genome shotgun sequence encodes:
- the SLC35A3 gene encoding LOW QUALITY PROTEIN: UDP-N-acetylglucosamine transporter (The sequence of the model RefSeq protein was modified relative to this genomic sequence to represent the inferred CDS: inserted 2 bases in 1 codon; deleted 3 bases in 3 codons), translated as MSTNFKILSLGILVFQTTSLVLTMRYSRTLKEEGPRYLSSTAVLLLNFXEDLPCVLLVYKDTSANLRTLNRVLHDESLIKPMETLKLAVPSGIYTLQNNLLYVALSNLDAATYQVTYQLKILPQALFSVLMLSKKLGVYQWLSLVILMTGWAFVQWPSDSQATAAKEHSAGSQFVGLIAVLIACFSSGFAGVYFEKILKETNICVDQKTFSLDFLVAYLD; from the exons atgtctaccaattttaaaatactttccttGGGCATCCTGGTTTTTCAGACCACAAGTTTAGTCTTGACC ATGCGCTATTCTCGgacactgaaagaa gaaggacCCCGTTACTTATCCTCCACTGCAGTATTATTGCTGAACTT TGAAGATTTGCCCTGTGTTCTATTGGTCTACAAAGACACA AGTGCAAATTTACGAACTCTGAACAGAGTGCTACATGATGAATCCTTAATTAAA CCCATGGAAACTCTGAAACTTGCTGTTCCTTCAGGAATTTATACTCTTCAGAATAACTTGCTGTATGTAGCATTGTCAAACCTAGATGCAGCCACATACCAG GTTACATATCAACTGAAAATCTTACCACAAGCATTGTTTTCTGTGTTGATGTTGAGCAAGAAATTGGGTGTATACCAGTGGCTTTCATTAGTAATATTGATGACAGGATGGGCGTTTGTGCAG tgGCCTTCAGACTCTCAAGCAACAGCTGCTAAGGAGCATTCGGCAGGATCTCAGTTTGTAGGCCTCATTGCAGTTCTTATAGCATGCTTTTCTAGTGGATTTGCTGGGgtttattttgagaaaattttaaaggaaactaACATCTGTGTGGATCAGAAAACATTCAGCTTG GATTTTTTGGTAGCATATTTGGACTGA